The DNA sequence CAACTTTCAGCATATATAAAAAATTGTCTTGGATTTTATTCAATAAAAACCCCTCCATCATTTGCATTGTAGCATATCGACAGAGGGAGCTGCAGTGATTTAAGTCTCGAAACCGCAAACGTTTTCTAAACACAAATCCATTTTATCAAAATATTCATAATTTATCACAATGTTTGCTTAAAATTCTCTAAATACGTTAACGCACGATTTGCTTGTTGTTCATATCTCTCTTTTTTGTCTTTAATGCGTTTCTCTAATGAAGGCACTAAACCGAAGTTTGCATTCATAGGTTGGAAGTTCTTATTGTTTTTAGCATGTGAAATGTAGTATGCCATGCTGCCGATCATTGTTTCGCGCGGGAAGATGACTTCTGCTTTGTTTTGAAGTTTATGTGCAACGTTGATACCCGCAACTAAACCGCTTGCGGCACTTTCTACATAACCTTCAACACCAGTCATTTGACCTGCAAAGTATACTTTGTCGTGGCCTTTCAATTGATACGTTTCGCTTAATACATCCGGTGAGTTGATAAATGTATTTCTGTGCATAACACCATAACGTACAATATCTACATTTTCTAAACCAGGGATCAGACGGATGACATCTTTTTGTGCACCCCATTTTAAATGTGTCTGGAATCCGACAATATTATACAACGTACCTGCTGCGTCGTCTTGACGTAATTGAACGACCGCAAATGGACGTTTGCCTGTTTTAGGATCTTCTAAGCCGACTGGTTTCATTGGACCGAACAATAATGTTTTGCGTCCGCGTTCTGCCATCACTTCAAACGGCATACAGCCTTCGAAATACTTTTCTTTCTCGAATTCATTTACTGGTGCAGTTTCAGCTTTTAATATTGCATCGTAGAATCTATCGAATTCTTCTTCTGTCATCGGACAGTTCAAGTAAGCTGCTTCGCCTTTATCATATCTTGATTTCAAATACACTTTATCCATATCGATTGTATCTTTTTCAATGATAGGCGCAGCTGCATCATAGAAGTAAAGCTGATCTTCGCCTGTAATGTCTACAATTTCTTTAGCAAGGCCTTCTGTTGTTAAAGGTCCTGTCGCAATAATTGTATAGCCTTCAGGAATTTGTTCGATTTCTTCATTGATAACCGTAATATTCGGATGTGATTTCAACGTATCCGTAATATATCCTGCGAAATCATGTCTGTCTACAGCTAACGCACCGCCAGCAGGCACACGTGCATTATCTGCCGCTCTGATAATCAATGAATCTAAACGGCGCATTTCTTCTTTCAACACACCTACCGCGTTTGTCAGTGAGTTACCGCGTAAAGAGTTTGAACAAACCAACTCCGCAAATTTATCCGTATGATGCGCAGGTGTTTGTTTTACTGGACGCATTTCGATTAAATTCACTTTAATTCCTCTTTGTGCCAGCTGATATGCTGCTTCTGATCCTGCTAGACCAGCACCAACTACATTAACTGTGTCTGTCATTAATAATCCTCCTCAATCAGATGAAAAGAGGCAAGACGCAATTAGCGTAGTGCCGTTTTGTGTCCAACCTCTCAACTCTGGCTTTATTTTTGAACTTCTTCTTTATAATCGCAATTTGAGCAAACCACTTGGCTTGAACGTCCTTTTTTACGTACCACTAAGTGGTGGTCGCATTTAGGGCAATCTCTGCCTACTGGTTTATCCCATGAAATATAGTCGCATTCTGGATAGTTCGAACAACCGTAAAAGATTCTTCCTTTTTTAGATTTGCGTTCAACAACTTCGCCATCTTTGCATTTCGGACATTTTACGCCGATTTCTTTAACGATAGCTTTCGTGTTTCTGCAATCCGGGAAGTTGGAACAAGCCATGAACTTGCCGTAACGTCCCATTTTAATTACCATCGGAGCACCGCATTTTTCACAATCTTCTCCAGCCGGTTCATCTTTGATTTCAATTTTTTCCATTTCTTTTTCAGCACGTTCTACATCATCTTTGAACCCGCCATAGAAATTTGCTACAACATTTCTCCATTTTTCATCGCCGTCTGCGATTTTATCAAGTAATGTTTCCATGTTGACTGTAAATTCGACATCAATGATTTCAGGGAAGTATTCTTTTACTTGTTCATGCACGATTTCACCTAACTCTGTCGGCACAAACCGCTTACTTTCCAATTTAACATAGTTTCGCTTTTGAATGGTGTCAATCGTCGGTGCATAAGTCGAAGGTCTTCCGATTTTAAGTTCTTCCAACGTTTTAACCAAGCGCGCTTCAGTATATCTTGGAGGCGGTTGTGTAAAGTGTTGAGAAGGTTCGATGTTTGTCGCAATGACTGTTTCGCCTTCTTCGATAATCGGCAAGCGTTTATTTTGCTCTTCTTCATCTTTTGATTCCACATATAAAGTCATGAAACCTTTGAATTTGATTGATTGGCCATTCGCACGGAATTTAATATCGTTTTGCTCAATGTCCATCGCTACTGTATCAATTACAGCAGGTGCCATTTGACTTGCGACAAAACGTTCCCAAATCAATTTATACAAACGGTATTGGTCTTTCGTCAAATATGCTTTCATCTCATCAGGTGTACGCAAAGTTTTCGTAGGA is a window from the Staphylococcus sp. IVB6181 genome containing:
- the trmFO gene encoding FADH(2)-oxidizing methylenetetrahydrofolate--tRNA-(uracil(54)-C(5))-methyltransferase TrmFO — translated: MTDTVNVVGAGLAGSEAAYQLAQRGIKVNLIEMRPVKQTPAHHTDKFAELVCSNSLRGNSLTNAVGVLKEEMRRLDSLIIRAADNARVPAGGALAVDRHDFAGYITDTLKSHPNITVINEEIEQIPEGYTIIATGPLTTEGLAKEIVDITGEDQLYFYDAAAPIIEKDTIDMDKVYLKSRYDKGEAAYLNCPMTEEEFDRFYDAILKAETAPVNEFEKEKYFEGCMPFEVMAERGRKTLLFGPMKPVGLEDPKTGKRPFAVVQLRQDDAAGTLYNIVGFQTHLKWGAQKDVIRLIPGLENVDIVRYGVMHRNTFINSPDVLSETYQLKGHDKVYFAGQMTGVEGYVESAASGLVAGINVAHKLQNKAEVIFPRETMIGSMAYYISHAKNNKNFQPMNANFGLVPSLEKRIKDKKERYEQQANRALTYLENFKQTL